The following proteins are encoded in a genomic region of Oncorhynchus kisutch isolate 150728-3 linkage group LG6, Okis_V2, whole genome shotgun sequence:
- the rsf1b.1 gene encoding remodeling and spacing factor 1 gives MAASAPSAGFSDLCPSYAVICSFLERYGALLDLPELTFPQLERYLQDTSSVPKLLVDLHVKLLRKIGKSVSADRWEKYIVKVCHEFNSTWAWELENKGYKDMSVECKTGILKHLCECQFDDNVKFKTAINEEDPDKMRLHPIGKDKDGLMYWFQLDQDNNVRVYVEEQDDLDGSSWKCIVRDRNSLAEILAQLKTQIDPALLTKKEGEEEDENKKTGGEGEIKKTEDTSGDEEDKLSKDTASLVSPKTENTERKSPKEESKLDDSDAKSPSNGLKDNQVESESTRQSEKPMVDDKATINTQAIKEELMEVSESKESTATSATEPLAEKHCVTPQTEQTEEAKRKTAEELQRVMKNDQQAKIPLKKREMKLSEDFDNSSGGGSRIIVRNPSVAPVKDAPKVEETSKEVSVALVGTMETKSDQVNGDAQPVTEKSVNKGMRESPKEMGIQRESADSKEQQTKAVAREECEAAEASEKEKTNLSLDMDKKEREMASNAEEPMEVAMADETNLQKIVPAPKAEKESNEALKKSSLKEAKCSSPLTKPLTSSKDATSTPEKSSDLKEEQKVKVSKWDVKVRRTEHKTSTSIETDKTPLSSKSQKPDETKGTDSYIAFQEVNLAAFKETVVPKDSCPLSVVKEMEKTSIIKATEKLLNPKIPETVITKQTERPDPITDKPESSKRPESPAVIKNTENPSNKESAEKCDGSNDIKTSSVIKKTEISEKSKDAKNLASSKETNTSSLLKKADKPVPNKEAEKLESTKETNKSLVIKMTVKPEASKHTEKCDTPKDIMSALTKEKPAVSAVSTNTNVAPEVKKKNVLEKNSKKTAICKDETRAVAAVTETQSGPKDVEMADIFEKSNQSQLEGPKKVEKLGIPKDTLKSTMPKYAEKSAKLATPKDAEKLATPKDAEKLATPKDAEKLATPKDAEKLATPKDAEKLATPKDAEKLATPKDAEKLATPKDAEKLATPKDAEILATPKGAEILATPKGAEILATPKDAEKLATPKDAEKLATPKEAEKLATPKDAEKLPKSAMSENAGKSATTTDPENSAKSATPIPEDTEILATPEEAEKSVNTKDTEKSATLKNTETASKKIEDFTICEGQKPDASKETEKLADIMPAAAKGEKHVAFEDSKQLPSLKESVPVGRKQEEPMEISSEKSTDDNVIIRGHADKGWTKNSVKSGENSESEPIKDSNRMDCNAPSEKQATSKKASSLTDAEGETDKSQVKVIKEDATTQGCPKEDEKEDDQAKKNDQKEDDGAEKDNSTAAEKLGEAKASIGSENKEDEKKDAGTTSEIQEEGIRLKIRGITHRRRAELQRTERDSGSDTGETGRSLRRSPRICRPTAKGVEFQDRRLEKKETTPPEEEEDEEEETVQRKPREKVDQDGQSKSKGRRRRKTRWSNTRTRRRKKNGSGDDNESESSEEESEEDDSDESFKVEKGKRRWRNRNRERHSDDSDTSSDDDLPPNEDPCKHCGLPNHPELILLCDSCDSGYHTACLRPPLMIIPDGEWFCSPCQHKLLCDKLEEQLANLDAALKKRDRAERRKERLVYVGISVENIITPSLEVEEEKEEEKEEEVKKEKKEKKEKSKSWGRRSTRAKKSISYRFDEFDEAIEEAIEEDIREADGGGAGRGKDMANITGHSRGKDMSTILAAGEVGEGKENGRPPRPNAGQRRKKRRRLNDLDSDSTVEEEESEDEFRLSDSTEEEEFVASDKSDAESEAAVDSNDDSDFGSTRRRTARTRRPAKCQRSTRPRRRRRARGYSDDEEEETSDEDEDEMISEGSSEFSDSDLDCSQRRSRRSHTKRQVNYCESSGDSDGSKAGTNRDKVKPRRRLTSSDSEASSSRGSDDGKRERTRLKRRADSSEEESQQRRRRLSLKRRRASEEDDDDSDESSEGERPVRKRVNRIDSDDSDKEEEKEETKEEEEGGVLGKGASPLDYNLVELHPPTNGQSPIKALEGLAHIGPQKPGATAVTIAPNGLELAPQDDDEDDLLGVTDLVDFVCNSDVL, from the exons TTCCAAAGCTCTTGGTGGACCTTCATGTGAAGTTGCTGAGGAAGATTGGCAAGTCGGTGTCCGCAGACAGATGGGAGAAGTACATTGTGAAG GTGTGCCATGAGTTCAACAGTACCTGGGCATGGGAACTTGAAAATAAAGGATACAAAGACATGTCTGTGGAGTGTAAGACTGGAATCCTCAAA CACTTATGTGAGTGCCAGTTTGATGACAATGTCAAGTTCAAGACTGCAATTAATGAGGAGGATCCTGATAAGATGCGGCTCCATCCCATTGGCAAGGACAAGGATGGCCTAATGTACTGGTTCCAACTTGACCAGGATAACAATGTGAGGGTCTATGTGGAGGAGCAGGACGACCTGGACGGGTCCTCCTGGAAGTGCATTGTCAG AGACAGAAACAGCTTGGCTGAGATCCTGGCACAGCTGAAGACTCAAATCGACCCAGCACTGTTGacaaagaaagaaggagaggaggaagatgagaacAAGAAGACTGGGGGAGAAG GGGAAATTAAAAAGACAGAGGATACCTCCGGGGATGAAGAGGACAAACTCTCCAAGGATACAGCTTCTTTAGTGTCCCCAAAAACAGAGAATACAGAAAGAAAATCCCCAAAAGAGGAATCAAAGCTGGACGATTCAGATGCCAAATCCCCATCGAATGGCCTCAAAGACAACCAAGTCGAGTCAGAGTCAACAAGACAATCTGAGAAGCCAATGGTGGATGACAAGGCCACCATTAACACCCAGGCCATCAAAGAAGAGCTGATGGAGGTGTCAGAATCCAAGGAGAGCACAGCCACAAGTGCTACAGAGCCTCTTGCGGAGAAACATTGTGTGACGCCACAGACAGAACAGACTGAGGAAGCCAAGAGGAAGACTGCAGAGGAACTCCAAAGGGTGATGAAGAATGACCAGCAGGCCAAAATCCccttgaaaaagagagagatgaaacTTAGTGAAGATTTTGATAATAGTAGTGGCGGTGGCAGTAGAATCATTGTGCGTAACCCATCTGTTGCTCCTGTCAAAGATGCTCCTAAAGTTGAGGAGACAAGTAAAGAGGTCTCTGTTGCCCTGGTGGGGACGATGGAGACTAAAAGTGATCAAGTGAATGGTGATGCTCAGCCTGTCACAGAAAAAAGTGTCAATAAGGGAATGAGAGAATCTCCTAAAGAGATGGGAATACAGAGAGAATCTGCTGATAGCAAAGAACAGCAAACAAAAGCTGTTGCTAGGGAAGAATGTGAAGCAGCAGAAGCTAGTGAAAAAGAGAAAACAAATCTGTCCCTGGACATGGACAAAAAGGAAAGGGAGATGGCAAGCAATGCTGAGGAGCCCATGGAGGTGGCCATGGCCGATGAAACGAACCTACAGAAAATTGTTCCAGCCCCAAAGGCAGAGAAGGAAAGCAATGAAGCACTGAAAAAATCATCCCTAAAAGAGGCTAAATGTTCATCCCCTCTGACAAAGCCATTGACTTCATCTAAGGATGCAACAAGCACACCGGAAAAGTCTTCTGATCTTAAAGAAGAACAAAAAGTCAAGGTATCCAAGTGGGATGTGAAAGTGCGTCGTACAGAACACAAGACATCCACATCAATAGAAACAGATAAAACCCCTTTATCTAGTAAGTCACAGAAACCAGATGAAACTAAAGGAACAGATTCATACATTGCATTTCAAGAGGTAAATTTGGCTGCCTTTAAGGAAACAGTTGTCCCTAAAGACAGTTGTCCCCTTTCTGTAGTGAAAGAGATGGAAAAAACATCCATCATAAAAGCCACAGAAAAGTTGTTGAACCCTAAAATCCCAGAAACAGTCATCACTAAACAAACCGAGAGACCTGATCCCATTACAGATAAACCAGAAAGCTCAAAACGCCCTGAGTCGCCAGCAGTCATAAAAAATACAGAGAATCCATCTAACAAAGAGAGCGCAGAGAAATGTGATGGTTCTAATGATATCAAAACATCTTCTGTCATTAAAAAGACAGAGATTTCAGAAAAGAGTAAAGATGCCAAGAACCTGGCCAGCTCTAAAGAGACCAATACGTCCTCATTACTTAAAAAGGCAGACAAACCAGTTCCCAATAAAGAAGCAGAGAAACTGGAGAGCACTAAAGAGACTAATAAATCGTTGGTCATTAAAATGACAGTGAAACCAGAGGCATCTAAACATACAGAGAAATGTGATACCCCTAAAGACATTATGTCAGCTCTCACCAAGGAGAAACCTGCTGTCAGTGCTGTAAGCACAAATACAAATGTTGCCCctgaggtgaagaaaaaaaacgtCCTGGAGAAAAACTCTAAGAAAACAGCCATCTGTAAAGATGAGACGAGAGCTGTTGCAGCAGTGACTGAGACACAATCTGGCCCTAAAGACGTGGAGATGGCAGACATCTTTGAGAAATCAAACCAATCCCAACTGGAAGGACCCAAAAAGGTAGAGAAATTGGGTATCCCTAAAGACACGTTGAAATCGACAATGCCTAAATACGCAGAGAAATCTGCTAAACTGGCTACGCCTAAAGACGCAGAGAAATTGGCTACGCCTAAAGACGCAGAGAAATTGGCTACGCCTAAAGACGCAGAGAAATTGGCTACGCCTAAAGACGCAGAGAAATTGGCTACGCCTAAAGACGCAGAGAAATTGGCTACGCCTAAAGACGCGGAGAAATTGGCTACGCCTAAAGACGCAGAGAAATTGGCTACGCCTAAAGACGCGGAGAAATTGGCTACGCCTAAAGACGCGGAGATATTGGCTACGCCTAAAGGCGCAGAGATATTGGCTACCCCTAAAGGCGCAGAGATATTGGCTACCCCTAAAGACGCTGAGAAATTGGCTACCCCTAAAGACGCGGAGAAATTGGCTACGCCTAAAGAAGCAGAGAAATTGGCTACGCCTAAAGACGCGGAGAAATTGCCTAAATCGGCTATGTCTGAAAATGCTGGGAAATCTGCTACCACTACAGACCCTGAGAATTCAGCTAAATCAGCTACACCTATCCCTGAAGACACAGAGATATTGGCTACTCCTGAAGAAGCGGAGAAATCGGTTAACACTAAAGACACTGAGAAATCGGCTACCCTTAAAAACACAGAGACTGCTTCTAAAAAGATTGAAGATTTCACAATCTGTGAAGGACAGAAACCAGATGCCTCTAAAGAAACTGAGAAACTGGCAGACATAATGCCAGCTGCAGCAAAAGGAGAGAAACATGTCGCCTTTGAGGATTCTAAGCAATTACCTTCTCTCAAAGAGTCTGTCCCAGTGGGGAGGAAACAGGAAGAGCCTATGGAAATAAGTTCGGAAAAGTCAACAGATGACAATGTAATTATTAGGGGACATGCCGATAAAGGCTGGACAAAGAACTCTGTTAAAAGTGGAGAGAATTCTGAGAGCGAGCCTATCAAAGACTCAAACCGCATGGACTGTAATGCACCATCAGAAAAACAGGCTACCAGCAAGAAGGCATCATCTCTCACTGATGCTGAAGGTGAGACCGACAAAAGCCAGGTCAAAGTAATCAAGGAAGATGCCACAACCCAGGGATGCCCTAAAGAGGATGAGAAGGAAGATGATCAGGCTAAGAAAAACGACCAAAAGGAGGATGATGGTGCTGAGAAAGATAACTCAACTGCAGCAGAGAAACTGGGTGAGGCAAAAGCAAGTATAGGTTCTGAGAATAAAGAGGATGAAAAAAAGGATGCAGGAACAACATCAGAGATTCAAGAGGAGGGGATTCGCCTGAAAATACGTGGAATTACTCATCGAAGGAGAGCTGAGCTCCAGAGAACGGAGAGGGACTCGGGGTCCGATACTGGTGAGACTGGGAGATCCCTGCGGAGGTCACCCAGGATTTGCAGGCCAACCGCTAAGGGGGTGGAGTTCCAGGACAGGAGGCTGGAGAAAAAAGAGACCACGCcccctgaggaggaagaggacgaggaggaggaaactgttcagaggaaaccaAGAGAAAAGGTTGATCAAGATGGACAGTCCAAATCTAAG GGGCGACGGAGGAGAAAGACCCGGTGGTCCAACACTCGAACACGACGGCGCAAAAAGAATGGTTCTGGTGATGACAATGAAAGCGAATCAAGcgaagaggagagtgaggaggatGACAGTGATGAGAGCTTTAAGGTGGAGAAGGgcaagaggaggtggaggaaccGGAACAGAGAAAGGCACAGCGACGACTCTGACACATCCTCGGATGATGACCTCCCTCCTAACGAAGACCCCTGCAAACACTGCGGCCTCCCCAACCATCCCGAGCTG ATCTTGCTATGTGACTCGTGTGACAGTGGCTACCACACGGCCTGCCTCAGACCCCCTCTCATGATCATCCCAGATGGGGAGTGGTTCTGTTCACCCTGCCAACAT AAGCTACTCTGTGACAAGCTTGAGGAGCAGCTTGCTAATCTCGATGCTGCCCTGAAAAAGAGGGATCGCGCTGAGCGAAG AAAAGAACGTTTGGTCTATGTTGGAATAAGTGTCGAAAACATCATCACTCCCTCT TTGGAGGTAGAGGAAGAAAAAGAGGAAGAAAAGGAGGAAGAAgtgaagaaggagaagaaagagaagaaagagaaaagcAAGAGCTGGGGTCGAAGGTCGACAAGGGCAAAGAAAAGCATAAGTTACAG GTTTGATGAATTTGATGAGGCTATCGAGGAGGCAATTGAAGAAGACATCAGAGAGGCTGATGGTGGAG GAGCTGGTCGGGGCAAGGACATGGCCAACATCACAGGCCATAGCAGAGGGAAGGACATGTCCACCATCCTGGCAGCAGGCGAGGTTGGTGAGGGCAAGGAGAATGGACGCCCGCCACGGCCCAACGCCGGCCAGCGCAGGAAGAAGCGCCGGCGTCTCAACGACCTGGACAGCGACAGcactgtggaggaggaggagagcgaggatGAGTTCCGTCTCAGTGACAG TACGGAGGAAGAGGAGTTTGTGGCTTCAGACAAGAGCGACGCAGAGAGTGAAGCGGCAGTCGACTCTAACGACGACAGTGACTTCGGCAGCACGCGACGCAGAACTGCCAGGACAAGGAGGCCGGCCAAATGTCAAAGGAGCACTCGGCCGCGAAGGCGCCGCAGAGCGAGAGGGTACTCAgacgatgaagaggaggagacgagTGATGAAGATGAGGACGAAATGA TCTCAGAGGGTTCCAGCGAGTTCAGCGACAGCGACCTGGACTGTAGCCAACGCCGATCCCGCCGTAGTCATACAAAGAGGCAGGTCAACTACTGCGAGTCGTCCGGCGACTCCGATGGCTCAAAGGCCGGCACCAACCGGGACAAAGTCAAACCGCGGAGGCGCCTCACCAGCTCCGACAGCGAAG CAAGCTCCTCCAGAGGCTCGGACGACGGCAAGAGGGAGAGGACTAGGTTGAAGAGGAGGGCTGACTCGTCTGAGGAAGAGTCCCAGCAGCGCCGCAGACGCCTCTCGCTGAAACGGAGGCGAGCCTCCGAGGAGGACGATGACGATTCCGATGAATCATCGGAGGGAGAGCGTCCGGTCCGCAAGCGTGTGAACCGCATCGACTCGGACGACTCtgacaaggaggaggagaaggaagaaacaaaggaagaggaggaagggggggtgCTGGGGAAGGGAGCCAGCCCATTGGACTACAACCTGGTGGAACTGCACCCCCCTACCAACGGACAGAGTCCCATCAAGGCCCTGGAGGGCCTGGCTCACATTGGGCCCCAAAAACCTGGAGCCACAGCCGTCACCATAGCGCCCAACGGACTGGAGTTGGCGCCACAGGACGATGATGAAGATGACCTGCTGGGGGTCACAGACCTAGTGGACTTTGTCTGCAATAGTGATGTGTTGTAA